The Paramicrobacterium fandaimingii DNA segment TCGCGCTCAGGAGACATCGTGCTCACGTCTGGCGTCGACAAGCCGCTCGTTCTCAAGGACGTGCCTGGCGCCAACCAGGTGCAGAACGTGCTGCACGATCTCATCGAGCGCGCGCAGGGGCAGCTCGGCTACGGGGGCTACGCGGCGGGTTCGGTGCTGCGCGACGAGACCTCTGCTCTCTGACGTGCGGGGCCCGCAGACGCGGGAACCGGATGCTGCGCGGCAGCGCGCGTCGGTGAGAACACCCACCAGCGGTACAGCGCAAACCGAAACACGGCGCCGAGCGCGAGGCCGATCACGTTTGAGGAGATGTTGTCGGCGAGCACGCTCGTGAAGCCGAGAACGTAGTGCGACACCCACAGGCTGCCGAGGCCGAACCCCATGCCGGCAATGCTCACGGCGAAGAACTCGCTCGCCTCGCGCACCGTGTTTGCCTGTCGCGTGTCGGCGAACGTCCAGAAGCGATTGCCCACCCAGTTGGTGATGATCGCGAGCGTCGTCGAGATCACCTTGGCAATGAGTGGGCCCGTCTCGATGCTCTCGGGGGAGAGAACGGTGAGGCGCAGCGCATTGAAGACGACGATGTCGACGGCGAAGCCCGCGGCGCCGACCAGTCCGAAGCGGACCACCTGCATGCCGAGCTGCCGGAGCCGGGCGGCACGGTGATTCGTCATGCATCCGTCCTTCATGCGAGAAGATAGAGGAGTGAGCAGTTTAGCGACACTGGTTCGCTATCGACTGAGAATTCAAACAGCCTCACGGCGATAGGAGCGACGCATGCCCGTAGTCGGTGTCATTGGCGCAGGTCAGCTTGCCCGCATGATGATTCCCCCCGCGATCAATCTGGGGCTCGAGATTCGCGTGCTGGCCGAGCAGGAGAACATGGCGGCGTCGCTCGCCGCAACGCGGGTTGGCGACTATCGCGATGTCGACACGGTGCTCGAATTTGCGAAGGGCGTCGACGTGATCACCTTCGATCACGAGCACGTGCCTCAGAACGTGCTGCGCGCTCTTGTCGACTCTGGTGCCGCGGTGCACCCCGGGCCCGAGGCGCTGCTCTACGCGCAAGACAAGATCGCCATGCGCGAGAAGCTCACAGAGCTGGGCCTGCCGGTTCCCGACTGGAACACGGCACGCACAGAAAGCGAGCTGCAGAGCTTCATAGACGAGCACGGAGGCTCGGCCGTCGTGAAGACGCCGCGCGGAGGCTACGACGGCAAGGGCGTGCGCGTGGTGTCGACGGCGCACGAGGTGAGCGACTGGTTCACGGCGCTGAACGAAGACGGCCGCGGGGGAGCGCTTCTCGTCGAGGAGCTCGTCGACTTTCGCCGCGAGCTCGCGCAGCTCACGGCGAGGCGCCCGTCTGGCCCGCTCGCCGTCTGGCCCGTCGTCGAGACGGTGCAGAAGAACGGCGTGTGCGCTGAGGTCTTCGCCCCGGCGCCAGGTTCGGCAGGTCGTGTGGCCGAGGTCGCCGCGCAGATCGCCGTCGACATTGCCGAAGGGCTCGGCGTCACCGGTGTGTTCGCCGTTGAGCTCTTCGAGACGACAGACGATCGCCTGCTCGTGAATGAGCTCGCGATGCGCCCGCACAACTCGGGTCACTGGACGCAGGACGGCTCGACGACGAGCCAGTTCGAACAGCACCTGCGCGCGGTGCTCGACCTGCCGCTCGGCGCGACGGGGCTGCGTGACGACGTGTCGGTGATGATCAACATTCTCGGGGGTCCAGCCGAGGGCTCGGTGGCCGATCGCTACCCGCAGGCGCTCGCGAAGCATCCAACCGTCAAGGTGCACAACTATGGCAAGCAGCCGCGTCCGGGGCGCAAGATCGGGCACATCAACGCGGTGGGCGACAACCTCGACGACGTGGTGTTCGACGCGCGTGAGGCGGCGTCGCACTTCGAGTGATATTCCGGATGTGCTTGCGTGGCGCTGCGCGTTTTTTCCAGGTCCATCTTCTTCGTTGCATGGGCAGGCACACCATAGATATCGTCCTCGAAACCGGAAAGGCTCGTGAGGGCGAGGCGCCTGGCCCTCACCGATAGGCGGTCGGATCGAGTCCGAGCTTCTCAGCCACCTGGCTCAGTGGCTGCGGTTCGCCGGCGTCATTGCGGTCGCGCACGAGCTGCGCGATGTCGATCTCTTCGATCATCGGCAGTCGTTGTGCAGAGAGTTCGTACGAGATCACAACGGCTTCAGGTTTGCGGTGAGCACCGAAGATTAAGAGCTTGGCTGCGATGGTTCACAGCCTTCCCCGTATCGACTCCTGTCACCAACCAGATTGAGGTCGACCTGCTCGGCGCGCCCTCTGACGGATTCTCGCCCGGCTCGGTCCAAGGTTCCTCCCTCTCCTGCGCCTTTCGCGGCGTCACTGGTTGACACCGCCTGTGGGTGCCTTTAGGGTACAGATAGTTAGTTGTATACATGGTTGGATACAAATAGGTGTCCAGCTCTGTATGGTCCAAAGCACACTGGAGTGAGGACAGGGCGAGATGGAGCAGGTTCTGCTGGTCACGTTGAACGGGCTGACGCTCGCCGGTGTGTATTTCCTTGTCGCGAGCGGTCTGACCCTGATCTTTGGCCTGATGCGCGTCATCACGCTCGCTCATGGCACGAGCTTTTTGCTGGGCGGGTATCTCGGCTACGTCATCGCGACTGCAACGGGCAATTGGATTATCGGGGCACTCGGTGGAGCCATTGCCGTCGGGTTTCTCGGACTGCTCATCTATCACGGACTCATCCGCCGTTTCCAGCACGACGACATGCGAGTTGCCCTGATCACGCTTGGCGTCGCGATTATCGGCACCGACCTGATGATGGCGTCCTTCGGCGGACTCGCGACTCAGGTTCCAATCGAAGCCAATGTCCAGCAGGGCGTCGACGTGCCCTTTATCGGCCAGTACCCGCTCATCCGTCTTCTCGTTCTCGGCATCGCGATTGTCGTCGGTGTCGCCCTGACTCTGTTTATCTC contains these protein-coding regions:
- a CDS encoding GtrA family protein, translated to MTNHRAARLRQLGMQVVRFGLVGAAGFAVDIVVFNALRLTVLSPESIETGPLIAKVISTTLAIITNWVGNRFWTFADTRQANTVREASEFFAVSIAGMGFGLGSLWVSHYVLGFTSVLADNISSNVIGLALGAVFRFALYRWWVFSPTRAAAQHPVPASAGPARQRAEVSSRSTEPAA
- a CDS encoding branched-chain amino acid ABC transporter permease, whose translation is MEQVLLVTLNGLTLAGVYFLVASGLTLIFGLMRVITLAHGTSFLLGGYLGYVIATATGNWIIGALGGAIAVGFLGLLIYHGLIRRFQHDDMRVALITLGVAIIGTDLMMASFGGLATQVPIEANVQQGVDVPFIGQYPLIRLLVLGIAIVVGVALTLFISRTRFGSRVRAGVDDSQMASATGVNVRVVFTVIFFLGSALAGFAGVVGGTLFPLQPGQDGTYLLYSLVVVIVGGMGSIPGAAVGAVLVGLVSQYTLVLAPTYALVLTFALMVVVLAFRPQGILGRTA
- a CDS encoding 5-(carboxyamino)imidazole ribonucleotide synthase; translation: MPVVGVIGAGQLARMMIPPAINLGLEIRVLAEQENMAASLAATRVGDYRDVDTVLEFAKGVDVITFDHEHVPQNVLRALVDSGAAVHPGPEALLYAQDKIAMREKLTELGLPVPDWNTARTESELQSFIDEHGGSAVVKTPRGGYDGKGVRVVSTAHEVSDWFTALNEDGRGGALLVEELVDFRRELAQLTARRPSGPLAVWPVVETVQKNGVCAEVFAPAPGSAGRVAEVAAQIAVDIAEGLGVTGVFAVELFETTDDRLLVNELAMRPHNSGHWTQDGSTTSQFEQHLRAVLDLPLGATGLRDDVSVMINILGGPAEGSVADRYPQALAKHPTVKVHNYGKQPRPGRKIGHINAVGDNLDDVVFDAREAASHFE